The window CTGGACGATCAGGACGGGCGCGATGTGCGACCGCAGGTTGTCGAACTGCCAGTGCAGGTCCATCCGCCCGGCCGCGACCTGCGCCAACTGGTGTCCGACCGGCACCGACGCCCGCACGTACAGCGCGTGGCGCATCATCGCCGCGACGGCCGCTCCGGCGCGGTCGGCGCGGCCGGCTTCCCGGCCGGGACGAGCCTGACCGGTTCCGGTCAGCGCGAGGGTCAGGTCGGTCTTGGCCGAGACCTTCAGCGGTACGCCGTTCGCGGTGGCCCCGTGATCGGTGATCGCGGTGAACGTCTCCCCGGCGACCGGCATGTGCAGGACGGCGAGCACCGGCCGCCCGTCGCGGACCAGGCTGACCCCGATGTTCCAGTCCGGCATGCCCTGGACCGCGTTCATGTTGCCGCCGACCGGGTCGACCACCCACCAGTCGCCGTCGGGCATCGGGCCGGAGCCGTGTTCGTCGGACGTCCACTGCGAGCCGGCCAGTGCACCGGTCAGAACCGGTCGCAGCGCGGCGGAGACGGCGTCGTCGTTGGCGGCCAGCGCGGCGACGAGTTCGGGCTTGGTCGTCGGTGTCCTGGCCGGGCGGGTGACGAGGTCGGCGGCGTTGTGGACGGCTGCGGTGACGACGGTCAGTAGTTGCTGTGCGGTGGTCATGACTCCACTCTGTGACCGCGCTTCGATTAAGTCCAGTGCAACGTCGTTAGGCTACAGTTTACTGTCGTGCAATTGGATTTGAACCTGCTCACCGTGCTGGACGCGCTCCTTCAGGAGGGCAGCGTGGCCGGGGCGGCCCAGCGGCTGCGGCTCTCCTCCCCCGCGGTCAGCCGCAGTCTCGGCCGGTTGCGACGACTGACCGGTGACGACATCCTGGTCCGCACCGGCCGCACGATGACCCCGACGCCCTATGCGCTGGCCGTCCGTGACCAGGTGGGTGACCTGCTGCGGCGGAGCCGGCAGGTGCTGGCCCCGAGCCGGGAGCTGGACCTGGCCGGGCTGGACCGGGTGTTCACCCTCCAGTGCCATGACGCGCTGGCCACCGCGCTCGCACCGGCTCTGCTGGCCGACGTCACCGGTTCGGCGCCGGGTGTGCGGCTGCGGTTCCTGGCCGAGGCGGCGGTCGACACCGACGAGCTACGGCACGGGCGGGTGGATCTGGAGATCGGCGCGGCCGTGCCGGCATCACCGGAGATCCGGCACGAGGTGGTGGGCCACGATCGGTTCGTGGTGGTGTTGCGCGCCGGTCACCCGTACGCCCGAGGAATCGATCTTGAGGGTTTCGCCGCTCTGCCGCACGTGCTGGTGTCGCGTCGCGGTCGGCTGACCGATCCGATCGACGACGCGTTGGAGTCGCACGGCCTGCACCGCCGGGTGCCGGCGACGGTCGGCGCCACCGCGACCGCCGCCCACATCGTGTCGCGAAGCGACGCCGTCCTGAC of the Actinoplanes sichuanensis genome contains:
- a CDS encoding inositol monophosphatase family protein gives rise to the protein MTTAQQLLTVVTAAVHNAADLVTRPARTPTTKPELVAALAANDDAVSAALRPVLTGALAGSQWTSDEHGSGPMPDGDWWVVDPVGGNMNAVQGMPDWNIGVSLVRDGRPVLAVLHMPVAGETFTAITDHGATANGVPLKVSAKTDLTLALTGTGQARPGREAGRADRAGAAVAAMMRHALYVRASVPVGHQLAQVAAGRMDLHWQFDNLRSHIAPVLIVQEAGGVVTDFDGKPWTVSSDGYVAAAPGVHSAALDVLRPAR
- a CDS encoding LysR family transcriptional regulator, producing MQLDLNLLTVLDALLQEGSVAGAAQRLRLSSPAVSRSLGRLRRLTGDDILVRTGRTMTPTPYALAVRDQVGDLLRRSRQVLAPSRELDLAGLDRVFTLQCHDALATALAPALLADVTGSAPGVRLRFLAEAAVDTDELRHGRVDLEIGAAVPASPEIRHEVVGHDRFVVVLRAGHPYARGIDLEGFAALPHVLVSRRGRLTDPIDDALESHGLHRRVPATVGATATAAHIVSRSDAVLTAPLLAVHPLADAFALVTVPLPLTVPDPPIVCGWHQRYETDPAHIWLRDRVRAALATILTPSDHRQE